The following proteins are encoded in a genomic region of Bubalus kerabau isolate K-KA32 ecotype Philippines breed swamp buffalo chromosome 15, PCC_UOA_SB_1v2, whole genome shotgun sequence:
- the LOC129628080 gene encoding calcitonin gene-related peptide 2 isoform X2 has product MGFGKSSPFLAFSILVLCQAGSLQATPLRSALETLSDPGALSEKEGRLLLAALVKAYVQRKTNELEQEEEQEETEDSSITAQKRSCNTATCVTHRLAGLLSRSGGVVKSNFVPTNVGSEAFGRRRRDLQD; this is encoded by the exons ATGGGCTTCGGGAAATCCTCCCCCTTCCTGGCTTTCAGCATCTTGGTCCTGTGCCAGGCAGGCAGTCTCCAGGCGACACCACTCAG GTCAGCTTTGGAGACCCTCTCCGATCCTGGGGCACTCAGTGAGAAGGAAGGGCGCCTCCTGCTGGCCGCACTGGTGAAGGCCTATGTCCAGAGGAAGACCAATGagctggagcaggaggaggagcaggaggagacagaggactCCAG CATCACTGCCCAGAAGAGGTCCTGCAACACTGCCACCTGTGTGACCCATCGGCTGGCAGGCTTGCTCAGCAGATCTGGGGGTGTGGTAAAGAGCAACTTTGTGCCCACCAACGTGGGCTCCGAAGCCTTTGGCCGGCGCCGCAGGGACCTTCAGGACTGA
- the LOC129628080 gene encoding calcitonin isoform X1, which produces MGFGKSSPFLAFSILVLCQAGSLQATPLRSALETLSDPGALSEKEGRLLLAALVKAYVQRKTNELEQEEEQEETEDSSLDGSRAKRCSNLSTCVLSAYWKDLNNYHRFSGMGFGPETPGKKRDIANSLERDHSFHFGVPQDAN; this is translated from the exons ATGGGCTTCGGGAAATCCTCCCCCTTCCTGGCTTTCAGCATCTTGGTCCTGTGCCAGGCAGGCAGTCTCCAGGCGACACCACTCAG GTCAGCTTTGGAGACCCTCTCCGATCCTGGGGCACTCAGTGAGAAGGAAGGGCGCCTCCTGCTGGCCGCACTGGTGAAGGCCTATGTCCAGAGGAAGACCAATGagctggagcaggaggaggagcaggaggagacagaggactCCAG CCTGGACGGCTCCAGAGCTAAGCGGTGCAGTAATCTGAGTACCTGTGTGCTGAGTGCTTACTGGAAGGACTTGAACAACTATCATAGATTCTCTGGCATGGGCTTCGGGCCTGAAACACCTGGCAAGAAAAGGGACATAGCCAACAGCTTGGAGAGGGACCACTCCTTCCATTTTGGGGTGCCCCAGGATGCCAACTGA